The segment AATTAATGTCTAATATAGCAGACACCCACCAGTCTCAAACATACACAAATGTTTCTTGCATGTTATGTTTGTAGGGCATTTTATTGCAGATATTACGTTTCTTTAGGGAGTATCAAGCCAAGATACAAGTCACACAGAATGGGAATCGTGAGACTGAAACATGCTCAAACCAGTTTTCTTGACGATGACAGATAGTATGCAGAAACTAAACCATAAAACAGCTGCATGTGGTGTGCATCATAGTTAAGGTGTGTCTACTTTTTGAACGTATTTCGTAGATAGATTATAACACACCTACTCACCACTCTCAACACCCCCATCGCCTTCACCCCCTCTTCATATGTATGCACATCAAAACCTCAAAAGACATGATGCAGAGGACAGTTAGAGATACTATATTGATCATATATCAGGACGAATATCATTTTCGTCAGTTAGCTAAGATTTGTCCATTTTGGGTTATCGCGCTAACAATCTTTATATTAGCAAAATCCTCAGATTGTTGCTACCCGTGAAGGTATTATGGAATATTagccttcagtagcccatgcttcagtaacccatacttcagtaacccatgctccAGTAGCCCATGCTTCAGTAGCCCATTttccagtaacccatgttccagtagcccatgcttCAGTAGCCCACGCTTCAGTAAACCACTTTTTCAGTACCCGTGCTTCAGTAGCCCATTCTCCAGTAGCCCATGCTTCAGTAACCATGCTCCAGTAGACCATGCTTCAGTAACTCAtacttcagtaaaccatgcttcaGTAGCCCAcgcatcagtaacccatgcttcagtAAACCTTACTTCAGTAAACCCGTACTTCAGTAGCCCAAACTTCAGTAAACCAttcttcagtagcccatacctcagtaacccatccttcagtaacccatacttcagtaacccattcttctgtaacccatacttcagtaacccatgtttcagtaacccatacttcagtaacccacacttcagtaacccaaacttcagtaacccattcttctgtaacccatacttcagtaacccatgcttcagtaacccacacttcagtaacccatacttcagtaacccatgcttcggTAGCCCATGCTTCAGTAGTCCATGCTTCAGTAAACCACGCTTCAGTAAACCACTTTTTCAGTACCCATGCTTCAGTAGCCCATTCTCCAGTAGCCCATGCTTCAGTAACCATGCTCCAGTAGACCATGCTTCAGTAACTTatacttcagtaacccatgcttcagtTATTGcgttattacaatttacgtcaAGTTTATTTCAATTTGCTACAATTATTACTATTTGCGTTATTACAATTTAACGTTGTAACACAATCGTTATTTTAAGAAACGCATGTGCGTGTATATGAATCTCTCACCTCAGTCAGTGGTAATCCTGCCCATCCAGACTTAAGAACCAtcaacaagaaagtaagataaTTTATGACtaccatcaaaagtttagactcactagagtaaatgtagccacttacttcagacagctagattttgcaaaatattccattcttTTTAAAGGCACTGTTcacacacatgaactgatgtattgtgaaacaagttcgtaaagattattgtcatgagttctgtaaatgatgaaaatcagtgaaaattggcaaattctaaacaaaactttacacccaaACACGGTTGTGAatatgcacgatatttgcacatgctttttagCAATCTGATGCATGACCCtagtgcaattcatctgcattaCATTTGGTTTCCCCCAAACTGGTGGGGAAATTCAttttcgatgtaaccatatgcACATAACACACAGTAAGTGCTTTAAGTGAAGCTAAACCTTTGATGGGCAGTGTATATGTTGAGACCTTACGGTTGATGATACCGATGGAAAGCAAGGGTGGAGTACTACAGCACAGACCGGACTTATATACACCAACATGtgatgggtgagtttagttttacgccgcactcagcaatattccggctatatggcggcggtctgtaaataatcgagtctgaaacaggcaatccagtgatcaacaacatgagcattgatttgcgcaattgggaacaaatgacatgtatcaaccaagtcagcgagcctgaccacccgatcccgttagttgcctcttacgaaaagcatacttgtcttttatggcaagcatgggttgctgaaggcctattctaccccgggaccttcacaggttacACCAACAGGGGGTAAGTAAAAATAACATGTAAGCAttaaggaaggataacaatatatggatgaaaagCTTTTTCATTGCACATGTCGGTGTAGGTAGGttctggatttacatcatcagttcagctgctggcgattgtcaGAAATATTAACCAAAATAGTACATTTAAGATTACTGGTAATTTTAAAATGACTTCGTAAATTGTTGGCTCACGTACCCACTCAAGATGACAATAACTTTATAATACTTCAACACtcttgagggtacagccaccaaaaATCTGAGTTATTAATTTGAACTTCCactcatgaaatattcatccacttacaaatcagttaataaaacctaattctttttaaaatgcaataattaaatgagaacttgcaTTAATAAAAGATCCTtatagttcgtgatttgaaatagttatagcttgtgatggaatattcagcaCAGTCAAGGAAGACATTCATAAGGGATACATACAAAATGATTGATCGCCTTTCAATATAGATTTGTGAGTATATTTCATGAGGCCAATGCGGCATTGTTGCATGATGATCtgctcaaatctggactgacaacaaCAGTACGTGCAACCAATAGAGGGTTTTTAtaccatgtaatttattaatacctacttgagtgtgccACTTGTTCAGCATCAGATAACGGATAAAAGGTCTAATTTTAGCTTAATCTGAGTATGGCATTTTTGCAGATTTGCAGAGTACTACCTTAGCGGCAatatcggccattgtgttaacagaaatgccaacgtgactagatAACTTACAAAAGACGATGTTGAATTGGggagtagcaagatcattatataattcaataatttctcttgaaagtggatgtttacaagataggtgtttaatagcctgaagacaagaaaaaaATATGGCGTTTGTTTCTGCTGTAAAAACAGAGGTGCTATCCGGTAATAAAGAAGATGTTGGTCATGCAACCTACATATTTTGAGACATCAAATACGATGCTTTTCTACGGGTATCAGGTAGCATACTCCTTTACATATCTTAACATGAACTTCTGGAATGAAAGGCAcataagatgttaatcaatagataTGACATATTCAACGCACACGGAAAAGCACTAAATATCTTTGAGACGACCCCCTTGTGCCAGTAGACAGCACATGCATTTCAAGCCAGGTGAGTCGACGGTAGGTCGTCACACCTGGCTGAGCGACCTAATTGCCACCTATAGTGTCATCTGTcgttttcagcagctattcgCATTTTTTCGACGTTTTACCCGATTTcacgagtaaacatgcttttttctggatatcctcttgCGCATTCCACTGATTGTCTCTCTTAGGCCGAAGTGGGTTATTTCAACATATCCTGTTTGCAAATGTGTAAATTtaagggatacagagtaacagcctaatATAGTCATGTTCTGTTTCCGACGGCACTTTGATTACTTGGGTCACGCTGGTCTCCTCTAATTAATGAATGTAAGTAATTTCTTTCGGTTAAAGCTTTCCTGAAATCAACGAAAGTACAGTAGAATCTCTCGTTTCTTCGAGTTATTTGCTTTTGTACAATCGACTCAAATATGAATATGTTGTCAACTGTTGAATGATGTTTTTCCATCGATTACACCTTCCATATAcacctgaagtgtgcttctcactatatattatgtaggtcatctcttgttttcccagaataaccgcatttaaGGTTtatgttttggagggacaggttttacattTCGCTAAAAACACCTGTTCCCAGGTtatacttttcgttagtaagagcGTTTCACTGCTTTCACTGTttctaactttatatgaacatcaacattgagatgatacatgagtgtttgaaatcaactgaaatatATCGTTTAAGATTTCACTCtatatacaaatgttttccctaGCAGAATAGCATCCGCAATGCTTAAATACGACAGACGCTTTACCGCACGGCCACCGAGTCGACGAAGGCGTTGGGGTAAATTATTTACTtgtagttactgtcattaaattgattttacgcacgcttcagttattgttatgtagtttCATTAAAtaatcatctacattgtaagtATCCATCATTGGTGGTATGTATGTTGGAGAAAACACTtatcctcggttttggtagacaatgtaaaaccatcggggtcgggaaatcctcctccccctccccccccacccccaccccccgtATTACATTGTGTACCAAACCCGAGGATAAGTGTTTTCTCCCATGCTTCTTGATAAAGGTACACATAATCTTGTTCATGATAGATGTATGTAATTTACGCAAAGTGTTCACCAAGGATATGCAGACATAGCAAAACGGCATGAAGAACAAACTATATCATGCTATATTATTTTACTGTGCGTCTATTGAGGTGGTAACGCGCCATCACAGACACTTCTTCACCCATGGCTCATTACAACCAGGCAATGCTTGCTCTTTGAAGAATCGGCGTCCGCCTAACCTTACTCCCAAGTGAATGCGGTCCATGGGCTAATGTTTATACGTCCAGATCATTTCTCGAAATTATTAATGTGTGCGCCGAATGGAAGTTATAAATATTCGAAGACTAACCCTTCGTTCGTGTTAATGGCGCCCTGGGCATACATCTTTCCACGAATAATACCTGATCTATTCACTTAAGCGCAGCACCACATAACAAGACAGAATGAACAACAAACTATCTTTTATGCCAGTATCACTTTATTGTGCATGGTGTGAGGCGATACCACACAATTAAAGACACCCCTTCACCCATGACTCCCGACAACCAGGCAATGCTGGATTGTGGAAGAATCGGCGTCCGCCTAACCTTACACCCAAGTGATAAACAGAAGCAGCGGTTCTGCACTTCGGGAGCCACCATTTCTTCCTACAAATGTCCTGCATGCTTCGTAGAAATCTTGCATCACAAGTTGCTCTTGATATGCCATATGCAGCAGCCTgtgaaaacagtgaaaaaaataatagaacaaTACAGCAGTGAAATTATTCGTGACGTATTTATTAACTCCGTTTCCCCGGGCTATTGCCGTACCGTCTATGGTGAGAATGATCATGAAGGTGATAATTGTCATGAAATAATTCTTTTAAACCCTTGGATGCCAAGACTGCATTTTTGTACTTTGGTAAACTGAACATTATGCGAGATTTGCAGTCACATAAATATGTGAAAGGTGCATTATATTCGTGACCGACTCGTGCTATTCTGGGACAAGCCGAAGAGTGACTCGTATTATTCCGAGACAAGGCATAGAGCGCCGTGACTCATATTATTCTGAGACAAGCCGAAGAACGACTCGTGCTTCCTGGAAGGATTTCATGTTGACATATGAACATCAGAGCTAGTTTAAATAAGAACGATAACTCTTTCCTGTTTGATTCCAAGGAGTCTTAATATTGTACTCGTACATCGTATTTCCGTTTTTATTCATTGATTTGAAATGAATATAACCTCTTTGATGCTCCTAAAGGAAGGGGGAAACATATTGTCACAGGTTGTTCAGCCTGACTTGATCGAGTTAAcactaatgcattgcgtgaccgtgtcacaactggttgggtctattattgagATGGGGTGTGAATTTGTCAGGTGATTGCCAGCATGTCCGAACATCCGATACAACGTCACCGTTTGACATCCCAGTGTCACGAAGTCGTCAGCAATGTCCTACGTTCCTTTAACAATTAACTACAGATGGTTTCATGTTTTCTATTCAGGCTTTTAGGCAGCCAGCAGCAGCAGTAAATTGGATTAAGAAAGTAACTGACTTTACGCTGTAAAGTTAGTAAACCAAACTAGATATCTTAAAGCTGTATAAACAATTCATTTAAAACATGACATGATGAGTTATTTTCCGGGACAAGTTCTGTAACAGTTACATGTAAGCATGGTTCTCACGAACGCAACAATAATATTCTCTGCTCccttatttaatgaagttaactcgatCAGCCGTTTGTACCATTTGGTCTCCCAGGTCATGCATATGttgagtagctcaggtcaagctgaacaacctgtaacAACAGGTTAAAGTATCAAAACACCCACTGTCATTGTCGTTGTCAGTAAGTAGAAATACAAACCTATCTTACATCATGTTCAGAAGAGACATGGAGGCTGTGTGTCCTCCTCACAGTGACATTATTAACACGGAATGATGTAGAGTTGTCCACGTCTAGGACCTTATTCGCCTGGCAGTATCAGTGGATTTAGTGGCTCTGACGAAGCATTGGCCAATGGGTACAGGAATACGTTAAGTGAAATGTTTGTATGTTCTACACTGATACTCTTAGTTCTGGCGGATGTTATTTCAAAGATCACATTGAACAGTAGTCGGCAGCTTACTCTATCACACTTGTCTATTCAATAGCTTTGACACTACACACAGCGACACAACAGAGGCATCCATGTATTTGACCGTCCACGTTTGTTTGTATCTCCAATCTCCCAACCGCCCTGAATTCCGGTGCAAATGTAAAAGGGTTTATCTCATTTATCTCATTCATCTACCATCATGGCCAGTGGGATAGtttagtggataaagcgtttgcttgtcatgtcaCATATACACAACGTCTCATGACCATTTGTGGTGTcacagatattgctggaatattaaaagccagtctaagtaaccttagcctcagtacttttcgttacactccactactgagtctaacaaaacctatgggaggtcgcgtcaggtaacctttgagattgaccaatcagaacacagcttaccaaatggcgaaagtggacattcgcacataccttttgaacttttttatctcgaaaaggtacGTACCCgtacgattccgaatgctatttagcgtacactCGCTTCCGGGGGATGCACATggcgtacatacaaccatgacaacggtgagtaaacagtcgctgaaaatagtgtttggggcaatattcaaggatgtcacctTGCGGAAATATGAGCTAATGATaagcatgtcaacagaaacccaaaagtGTATAatctgcaggtcaaataaccgTGTTATATGCGTATTTTTGTgcgtcagtgacctgaatattttgaaagtacctccgatccctaaatagtagccgttgtctgattggttaagtctatttaaccgtctcccATTTGACTGGACTGTCTTATGTCGCTCAAAAGTTACcggacgcgaccttctactagggttttttagactcagtggtggagagTAATGagtaacactgagactaagtttacttaggctgATTAAAAGCGGCCCAAAGCCATACAATTACTCAATAAAAATGAGACTATGGCCATTTTCAGGTCAATATTATGCAGGTAATCCTTCTATTTTTACGTCGAGCATAGTTGGATCGTGGCACGTGGCAGAGGGTCTGGTACCGCGGGTCTACAACGACGATTAATCTACATTCTACTGATGATGCATCATTTGACCGAATCCGGCAATTCTGCATACGTATGACTGTAAATAAAATACGTCTGGAATACGTACACAGGAATAGCACACGTCATGCTTGTTACAAGCAGGTCTGAATGTATTTTTGAAGGGTATCCACTTCACTTGCACCGAACAGCCATTGGCGAACTTGCGATCACAGGTCTGAGTAGTACGACGCCGTGAGATCCACCAACCTGCTGCACTTCCGGTCAGCAGTACCCAGAGGGCCAGAGTGTACCACGTGGACACATGTCTCATCTGTAAAGTCGCAAACCGTTAGTTATGTCTTGAGGCAGAACATATTCCACAGTTAATGGACATTCTTTGGTATAGAAAGTCAGTGCGAAAGAACACTAGATCTTGACTAGCCTCAAAACCCTTTTGGTTGATGTTACGGGAATAATAGATATCAAAATTACATGAATGGAGGACTTCACTTGTGGTGGCACTAGGTGTtggcagtaacacatgcttgtcgtaagatgcgactgaTGGCATCggatggtctggctcgctgacttgattgacacatgtcatgctcatgctgttgatcattgcatTGTCTGGccataccgccgccatacagctggactatttgctgagtgtggcgtaaataagtaaataaaaacAAGCAACCTTTGACTACTATGCtatccccgccgtgatattgctggaaaaacCCAACTCAATAATACTGTGCTATCACATCCTTTACACAGAAATCACATTCAGACATATTCAGATGCATATGAGTTTTTTAAGGTTAGAACTGGCcaccagcaacccatgcctgtcgtatgatgtgactgatgggatcgggtggtcaggctctctgacttggctgacacaagccatgctcatgttgttgatcagtggactgaTATAAATACAACATGTATAGTTACCAAGTGTAACATTCCCCGGGAATATAAACATTGTTTATATGGTATCATTATTTAGCTCTCCCACTGCAGAAAATTCGAATAATGTTCAACAAAAAGCACATTTATGTTCAgtttatgttttgaaagaaatataattTCATCTCATTTCACACTTCGATCATTTAATTTACTGATTATTTTCTGTCTTCTTGTACAGCTCGTTTCTTGAGagttgattttaaaaaaattgctGTTAAATTTGCTTTGAATTCTTTCCTTTACTTGTTAAGATTCTATTACAATAATATCTTATAAAGGTATTCAGATAATTGTTTTAGTTTATTCATGcttattcattttgttttcaaatgggAATCTGAACCTGTTTTGAATggattttttcttcattttaataGTTTGTAGTTAGTGGTTCAACAAATGTTTGGCTTACATTAACTTATGTGTACAAAATATCGTGTTAGACAGCAGCTGGTTCAGACAATTAGTACTGAATCGTAGTAACCAAACCGGttttaaaaatgcattttcATCAACACATAGACATTAACAAGTAAATTCAGTGCATTCAATCTATTTACAACATCACGGTTTATCAGTGTGCTAAATAATATTGATTGTATACACTTGGAAGACTTTTAATTCGAGGGAAAGTATCGCCAAGCGATCTTACCCGCCGCCATGTTGGGATGCTGAT is part of the Haliotis asinina isolate JCU_RB_2024 chromosome 6, JCU_Hal_asi_v2, whole genome shotgun sequence genome and harbors:
- the LOC137286419 gene encoding uncharacterized protein, whose translation is MMRHVSTWYTLALWVLLTGSAAGWWISRRRTTQTCDRKFANGCSVQVKWIPFKNTFRPACNKHDVCYSCAAAYGISRATCDARFLRSMQDICRKKWWLPKCRTAASVYHLGVRLGGRRFFHNPALPGCRESWVKGCL